Proteins encoded together in one Pantoea sp. CCBC3-3-1 window:
- a CDS encoding general stress protein, producing the protein MTNHRGGSGNFAEDRKRASEAGKKGGQQSGGSFSNDREKASDAGKKGGQSGSKSRS; encoded by the coding sequence ATGACAAATCATCGTGGTGGATCAGGAAATTTTGCCGAAGATCGTAAACGTGCATCTGAAGCAGGCAAAAAAGGCGGCCAGCAAAGCGGCGGCAGCTTTAGCAACGATCGGGAAAAAGCCTCTGACGCCGGTAAAAAAGGCGGTCAGAGCGGCAGCAAGAGCCGTAGCTGA
- a CDS encoding multidrug efflux MFS transporter, which yields MESWKVNLISVWFGCLFTGLAISQIIPFLPLYVEQLGVTDPSSLTLWSGLIFSITFMISAIVSPMWGSLADRKGRKLMLLRASLGMGVVIFLQAFVSNVWQLLLLRALMGLTSGYIPNAMALVASQVPRERSGWALSMVSTAQICGVIMGPLMGGFLADWVGLRAVFLITSCLLLTSFLITLFLIKETGLRQAKKGEKLSGSMVFRSLSHPGLIVSLFITTLVIQLCNGSISPILTLFVRQLEPDVQNIAFISGVVAAIPGVSALFSAPKLGKLGDRIGAQRILFAALMLTIILFMAMSWADSALQLGALRFLLGFAEGAMMPAVQTLLLRYSSDRITGRIFGYNQSFMYLGNVVGPLLGSGISAIGGFRWVFAATAVVVLANTVQLMMMWRRRQPDQPPADKPA from the coding sequence ATGGAATCCTGGAAGGTTAACCTCATCTCAGTCTGGTTCGGCTGTCTGTTTACCGGCCTCGCTATCAGTCAAATTATTCCTTTCCTTCCGCTCTACGTTGAGCAACTTGGCGTTACCGATCCCAGCTCGCTGACGTTATGGTCAGGACTCATTTTCAGCATCACGTTTATGATTTCCGCCATCGTCTCGCCGATGTGGGGCAGCCTTGCCGATCGTAAAGGCCGCAAACTAATGCTGCTACGCGCTTCGCTGGGCATGGGCGTAGTCATCTTTTTGCAGGCCTTTGTCAGTAACGTTTGGCAGCTCTTGCTGCTGCGGGCGCTGATGGGACTCACCTCCGGCTATATCCCCAATGCCATGGCGCTTGTCGCGTCACAGGTGCCGCGTGAGCGCAGCGGCTGGGCGCTGAGTATGGTGTCAACCGCGCAGATATGTGGGGTGATTATGGGACCGCTAATGGGCGGCTTTCTGGCCGATTGGGTGGGATTGCGCGCCGTTTTCCTGATTACTTCTTGTCTGCTGCTAACCAGTTTTCTGATTACGCTGTTTCTGATTAAAGAAACAGGTCTGCGGCAGGCGAAAAAAGGCGAGAAGCTCAGCGGCAGTATGGTTTTTCGCTCGCTTAGTCATCCTGGGCTTATCGTCAGTCTGTTTATTACCACGCTGGTTATTCAGCTCTGCAATGGTTCCATCAGCCCAATCCTGACGCTGTTTGTACGGCAACTGGAACCTGATGTGCAGAACATTGCCTTTATTAGCGGCGTGGTGGCGGCGATCCCTGGCGTTTCAGCGCTGTTTTCCGCGCCGAAGTTGGGGAAGCTGGGTGACCGGATTGGCGCGCAGCGCATTCTTTTTGCAGCATTAATGCTGACCATCATCCTGTTTATGGCCATGTCGTGGGCAGACAGTGCACTCCAGCTCGGGGCATTACGTTTCCTGCTTGGCTTTGCCGAAGGGGCGATGATGCCAGCGGTGCAGACTCTGCTGCTGCGTTACTCCAGCGACCGCATCACCGGAAGAATATTCGGTTATAACCAGTCGTTTATGTATCTGGGGAATGTCGTTGGCCCGCTGCTGGGATCGGGGATTTCCGCTATCGGTGGCTTCCGCTGGGTTTTTGCGGCAACGGCAGTGGTGGTGTTGGCAAATACCGTTCAGCTAATGATGATGTGGCGTCGCAGGCAGCCTGACCAGCCGCCTGCCGATAAACCGGCCTGA
- a CDS encoding beta-galactosidase, with amino-acid sequence MTFARSLTLPQLLIRRDWENPAITQLYRLPSHPPFASWRSLQDAKDDVPSASVQLLNGEWTFSYFSQPEQVPEHWLEADLSDAGRLTVPANWQLAGFDRPIYTNVQYPIPVDPPFVPVTNPTGCYSRTFYCADDWLADGQVRIQFEGVNSAFYLWCNAHFIGYSQDSRLTAEFDLTPALQAGENRLAVLVLRWSDGSYLEDQDMWRMSGIFRDVSLLHKPSVRLEDIQIETHLSPEFHSARLQVLAVCSHIEASDYQVEVALWHNDRCVAAQRQALISQTVDERGCYHDRTTVNLHVERPLLWSAETPHLYRATLSLLDRSGHLLEVEAYDVGFRKIEIHQGLLKLNGKALLIRGTNRHEHHPENGQVMDEATMIKDIRLMKQHNFNAVRCSHYPNHPLWYRLCDRYGLYVVDEANIETHGMQPMNRLSDDPQWFNAFSERVTRMVQRDRNHACIIIWSLGNESGHGSTHDALYRWVKSSDTTRPVQYEGGGANTAATDIICPMYARVDQDQPFAAVPKWSLKKWIGLPEENRPLILCEYAHAMGNSLGGFARYWQAFRQFPRLQGGFVWDWVDQSLTRYDEQGQPWQAYGGDFGDKPNDRQFCMNGLVFADRTPHPSLFEAQRAQQFFQFTLEETVPLTIAIRSEYLFRFSDNEQLHWHIEHNGKRVAGGEQRLELAPEASVSLVLGDIPALSGELWLNVAVIQTQATPWSDAGRRVAWDQWRLPSQLVQPEKINDSSAVVLLENADEIAFLHHNQRWQFSPHSGELVQWLIDDQPQLLSPLRDCFVRAPLDNDIGISEVSKVDPNAWIERWHRAGFDQLEGELLELHCDRLQHGAQLATVHAWRFQGDIRFISRKLYQLTHTGEMSLHVEVKIAAGLPAPARIGLRCQLSQPAEQVSWLGLGPHENYPDRQLAAQFSRWTLSPDELYTPYVFPCENGLRGGTRELEFGRLHVSGDFHFSLSPYSLEQLRDVSHRHLLQPEEGRWLHIDGYHMGVGGDDSWSPSVSPDFLLSAQTYPYSIVLRAK; translated from the coding sequence ATGACATTCGCTCGTTCGTTAACGCTGCCGCAGCTGCTCATCCGTCGTGACTGGGAAAATCCAGCCATCACTCAACTTTATCGCCTGCCTTCGCATCCCCCTTTTGCAAGCTGGCGCTCGCTTCAGGATGCAAAAGATGACGTGCCCAGCGCCAGCGTTCAGTTACTGAATGGTGAATGGACATTCAGCTATTTTTCTCAGCCGGAACAGGTACCGGAGCACTGGCTGGAAGCGGATCTTAGCGATGCCGGGCGGCTAACCGTTCCCGCCAACTGGCAGCTGGCGGGCTTCGATCGTCCCATTTATACCAATGTGCAGTATCCGATCCCGGTCGATCCGCCCTTTGTTCCCGTCACAAATCCGACCGGCTGCTACTCCCGCACCTTCTACTGTGCCGATGACTGGCTGGCGGATGGACAGGTTCGTATTCAGTTTGAAGGCGTAAACTCCGCCTTTTATCTCTGGTGTAATGCGCATTTTATCGGTTATTCGCAAGACAGCCGCCTGACCGCAGAATTTGATCTGACGCCTGCGTTACAGGCTGGCGAAAACCGGCTTGCGGTGCTGGTACTGCGCTGGAGCGATGGCAGCTACCTGGAAGATCAGGATATGTGGCGTATGAGCGGAATTTTCCGCGATGTCAGCCTGTTGCATAAGCCCAGCGTGCGGCTTGAAGATATTCAGATTGAAACGCATCTCAGCCCGGAATTTCACTCCGCCCGTTTACAGGTGCTGGCCGTTTGCTCGCACATTGAGGCCAGCGATTACCAGGTCGAGGTCGCGCTATGGCACAACGATCGCTGCGTCGCCGCACAGCGTCAGGCGTTGATCAGCCAGACCGTTGATGAGCGTGGGTGCTATCACGACCGCACCACTGTGAATCTGCATGTTGAACGGCCGCTGCTCTGGAGTGCCGAAACCCCTCATCTCTATCGTGCCACTCTTTCTCTGCTGGATCGGTCGGGTCATCTGCTGGAAGTCGAAGCGTATGATGTGGGTTTTCGCAAAATAGAAATTCATCAGGGACTGCTGAAACTCAACGGCAAAGCGCTACTGATTCGGGGCACTAACCGCCACGAACATCATCCTGAAAACGGCCAGGTCATGGACGAGGCGACGATGATTAAGGATATCCGGCTGATGAAACAGCATAATTTCAATGCGGTACGCTGCTCGCATTATCCCAATCATCCTTTGTGGTATCGGCTGTGCGACCGTTATGGTCTGTATGTGGTGGATGAAGCCAACATCGAAACGCACGGCATGCAGCCCATGAACCGCCTGTCTGACGATCCGCAGTGGTTCAATGCTTTTAGCGAACGCGTTACCCGCATGGTGCAGCGGGATCGCAATCATGCCTGCATCATTATCTGGTCGCTGGGCAACGAGTCCGGCCATGGCAGTACGCATGATGCGCTTTATCGCTGGGTTAAAAGCAGCGATACCACTCGTCCTGTGCAATATGAAGGGGGCGGCGCGAATACGGCGGCAACCGACATTATTTGCCCAATGTATGCGCGAGTCGATCAGGACCAGCCGTTTGCCGCCGTGCCCAAGTGGTCGCTAAAAAAATGGATTGGCTTGCCGGAGGAAAACCGGCCATTGATCCTGTGTGAATATGCTCATGCCATGGGCAACAGTCTCGGAGGTTTTGCCCGCTACTGGCAGGCGTTTCGCCAATTTCCTCGTTTGCAGGGCGGCTTCGTGTGGGACTGGGTGGACCAGAGCCTGACGCGTTACGATGAGCAGGGCCAGCCCTGGCAAGCCTACGGCGGTGATTTTGGCGACAAGCCTAACGATCGTCAGTTCTGCATGAATGGCCTGGTTTTTGCCGATCGCACGCCGCACCCTTCCCTGTTTGAAGCGCAGCGCGCGCAGCAGTTCTTCCAGTTTACGCTGGAGGAGACGGTACCGCTAACCATAGCTATCCGCAGCGAATATCTGTTTCGCTTCAGCGATAACGAGCAGCTGCACTGGCACATTGAACACAACGGCAAACGCGTAGCCGGTGGCGAACAAAGGCTTGAGCTGGCACCTGAAGCCAGCGTTTCACTGGTGCTGGGCGACATTCCTGCTCTGAGCGGTGAGCTTTGGCTAAACGTTGCCGTTATACAAACGCAGGCCACGCCCTGGTCTGATGCCGGACGGCGCGTTGCCTGGGATCAATGGCGACTCCCGTCACAGCTGGTACAGCCTGAGAAAATAAATGATAGTTCAGCGGTCGTTTTGCTGGAAAACGCCGACGAAATAGCGTTTTTGCATCATAACCAGCGCTGGCAGTTTTCGCCCCACAGCGGTGAATTAGTGCAGTGGCTAATCGACGACCAGCCCCAGCTGCTCTCTCCTCTGCGCGACTGCTTTGTCCGTGCACCGCTGGACAACGATATTGGGATCAGCGAAGTGAGTAAGGTCGATCCTAATGCCTGGATTGAGCGCTGGCACCGCGCGGGCTTTGACCAGTTAGAGGGGGAATTACTGGAGCTGCACTGCGATCGTCTCCAGCATGGCGCACAGCTGGCAACCGTTCACGCCTGGCGTTTTCAGGGCGACATTCGCTTTATCAGCCGGAAGCTTTATCAGTTAACCCATACCGGCGAAATGAGCCTTCATGTAGAGGTGAAAATTGCGGCCGGTCTTCCGGCACCCGCCAGGATTGGCCTGCGCTGTCAGCTGAGCCAGCCGGCAGAACAGGTGAGCTGGCTGGGTTTGGGACCGCATGAAAACTATCCCGATCGCCAGCTGGCCGCGCAATTTTCCCGCTGGACTTTATCCCCCGATGAACTTTACACGCCCTATGTTTTTCCTTGTGAAAATGGGCTGCGAGGCGGAACCAGAGAACTGGAATTTGGCAGGCTGCACGTCAGCGGCGACTTCCATTTTTCATTAAGCCCTTACAGCCTCGAACAGCTACGTGACGTCTCGCATCGCCATTTATTGCAGCCGGAAGAAGGTCGCTGGCTGCATATTGATGGTTATCATATGGGCGTGGGCGGCGATGACTCCTGGAGCCCCAGCGTCAGCCCGGATTTTCTGCTCTCTGCACAGACTTACCCATACAGCATCGTGCTGAGGGCGAAGTAA
- the iraP gene encoding anti-adapter protein IraP, with protein sequence MKNLIAELLVRLAEKEEESKELVAQVEALEIVVTAILRKLEVGQLQQITDNISQAMQSASDSQNVNSHDSSMLNNYIQRLLTHPRN encoded by the coding sequence ATGAAAAATCTTATCGCTGAACTGTTAGTCAGACTGGCGGAAAAAGAAGAAGAATCAAAAGAACTGGTGGCTCAGGTTGAGGCATTGGAAATCGTAGTGACCGCCATTCTGCGCAAACTGGAAGTCGGCCAGTTACAGCAGATTACCGATAATATCAGTCAGGCGATGCAAAGCGCTTCAGATTCGCAAAACGTCAACAGCCATGACAGTTCTATGCTGAATAATTATATCCAGCGTCTGCTTACTCACCCGCGTAATTAA
- a CDS encoding FAD-dependent oxidoreductase, protein MSYQNAIVLQDLPSLKPVRVPVGDEEILLIRDQQEVKAFQAKCPHSGAPLEQGAIYDGKLVCPWHKANFDIKDGSLCEPLALSDLKRYPVRVENGMVQVNPQPLPAYSFAADRQEPVFVILGSGAAGAAAAWTLRREGFAGKLILVDRETEAPYDRTVLTKFVPSGNMKISEVPPLLQDDFMQFAERKHGDVEQLDSKAKTLRFADGSTLHYDKLLIATGGIPQRPDLPALFGVHVLRSIEQADTLLKEVDDSSQLVIIGNSFIGMELASALRAKKVKVQVIARDPLPFKKQFGEQIAQYFRDLHEEKGVEFIEGELADLKGDNGHVSAVQLKSGQTIPANQVLLATGVAPGTGFIHDIPLNDDGSITTNDYLEVASEVWAAGDIATFPSASGSLRIEHWRVAQQQGRIAAKNMLGQGEEFDRVPFFWTAQFGTRYEYLGHAKEWDDYRLVGSLKEKTFVALYGQRGQLAAVVSCGMYTFTAELIRRMQKPMTMAEASALAQKALG, encoded by the coding sequence GTGAGCTATCAAAATGCCATTGTCCTCCAGGACTTACCCTCGTTAAAACCTGTCAGAGTGCCTGTCGGTGACGAAGAAATTTTGCTCATCCGTGACCAGCAAGAGGTGAAAGCCTTTCAGGCAAAATGTCCCCATTCCGGCGCGCCATTAGAGCAGGGCGCTATTTACGACGGAAAGCTGGTTTGCCCCTGGCACAAAGCGAATTTTGACATCAAGGATGGCAGCCTTTGTGAACCGCTGGCCTTAAGCGATCTGAAACGCTATCCAGTGCGGGTCGAAAACGGAATGGTGCAGGTGAACCCCCAACCGCTGCCCGCGTATTCGTTTGCTGCCGATCGTCAGGAGCCGGTATTCGTCATTTTAGGATCGGGCGCGGCGGGTGCGGCGGCAGCATGGACGCTGCGTCGCGAAGGTTTTGCAGGTAAATTGATCCTGGTCGATCGTGAAACCGAAGCACCTTACGATCGCACGGTGCTGACTAAATTTGTGCCGTCCGGCAACATGAAAATCAGTGAAGTACCGCCGCTTTTACAGGATGATTTCATGCAGTTTGCTGAACGCAAGCACGGCGACGTGGAGCAGCTGGATAGCAAAGCGAAGACGTTACGTTTTGCCGATGGATCGACGCTGCATTATGACAAGCTGCTGATTGCTACTGGCGGTATCCCTCAGCGTCCGGATTTGCCTGCGCTGTTTGGCGTTCACGTGCTCAGGAGCATTGAACAGGCGGATACGTTGCTGAAAGAGGTGGATGACAGCAGCCAGCTGGTGATTATCGGTAACAGCTTTATCGGGATGGAGCTTGCCTCGGCCTTACGAGCAAAAAAAGTCAAAGTCCAGGTGATCGCTCGCGATCCGCTGCCGTTTAAAAAGCAGTTTGGTGAGCAGATAGCACAATACTTCCGCGATTTGCATGAGGAAAAGGGCGTTGAGTTTATCGAAGGCGAACTGGCGGATCTGAAAGGCGATAATGGCCATGTGAGCGCGGTGCAGCTAAAAAGCGGACAAACGATCCCTGCAAATCAGGTCTTACTGGCTACGGGGGTGGCTCCGGGCACCGGCTTTATCCACGATATTCCCCTTAATGATGATGGCAGCATCACCACTAACGATTATCTGGAGGTTGCCAGCGAGGTCTGGGCAGCAGGCGATATCGCCACGTTCCCGTCGGCATCTGGCTCACTGCGCATTGAGCACTGGCGAGTGGCGCAGCAGCAGGGACGGATTGCGGCAAAAAATATGTTAGGTCAGGGCGAGGAATTTGACCGGGTGCCTTTTTTCTGGACCGCGCAGTTTGGCACGCGCTATGAGTATCTTGGTCATGCCAAAGAGTGGGACGACTATCGGCTGGTGGGGTCACTGAAAGAGAAGACGTTTGTGGCGCTATACGGCCAGAGAGGTCAGCTTGCTGCGGTGGTTTCCTGCGGCATGTACACCTTTACCGCCGAACTGATCCGCAGAATGCAAAAGCCGATGACGATGGCCGAAGCGTCCGCGCTGGCGCAGAAAGCGCTGGGCTGA
- the proC gene encoding pyrroline-5-carboxylate reductase: MEKKIGFIGCGNMSKAIIGGLVSSGLVKAENIWVYDRKAATNHEMQQQHGITPADSAQEVAKQADILFGAVKPNVILNVLKEVSGSLNKDTVVVSIAAGVTLDSLANVLGHDRKLVRVMPNTPALVNEGMTSVTPNVLVTKEEADEILQIFNGFGKAELVPEYLIHSVVGVSGSAPAYVFMFIEAMADAAVLGGMPRAQAYQFAAQAVKGSAQMVLETGRHPGELKDMVCSPGGTTIEAVRVLEEKGFRSAVIEAMQQCMAKSKSMSDA, encoded by the coding sequence ATGGAGAAAAAAATTGGCTTTATTGGCTGCGGCAACATGTCGAAAGCCATCATCGGCGGGCTGGTCTCTTCCGGCCTGGTGAAAGCAGAAAACATCTGGGTCTACGATCGTAAGGCCGCCACCAATCATGAGATGCAGCAGCAGCATGGCATTACGCCAGCCGACAGCGCCCAGGAAGTGGCAAAGCAGGCAGATATCCTGTTTGGTGCAGTAAAACCCAACGTCATCCTGAACGTGTTGAAAGAGGTCTCCGGTAGTCTCAATAAGGATACCGTCGTGGTCTCCATTGCCGCAGGCGTCACGCTGGACTCTCTGGCAAACGTGCTGGGACATGACCGCAAGCTGGTGCGCGTGATGCCCAATACACCAGCGCTGGTGAACGAAGGAATGACGTCCGTGACGCCAAACGTGCTGGTAACAAAAGAAGAGGCAGACGAGATCCTGCAAATCTTTAACGGTTTCGGTAAAGCGGAGCTGGTACCGGAATACCTGATCCACTCCGTGGTCGGCGTGAGCGGCTCAGCGCCAGCCTACGTATTTATGTTTATCGAAGCGATGGCCGATGCGGCTGTGCTGGGCGGAATGCCGCGCGCGCAGGCGTATCAGTTTGCCGCTCAGGCGGTGAAAGGTTCGGCGCAAATGGTGCTGGAAACCGGCAGGCATCCTGGCGAGCTGAAAGATATGGTGTGCTCGCCAGGCGGCACCACGATTGAGGCGGTACGCGTGCTGGAAGAAAAAGGTTTCCGTTCCGCGGTGATTGAGGCGATGCAGCAGTGTATGGCCAAATCGAAAAGCATGAGCGACGCGTAA
- a CDS encoding DUF421 domain-containing protein: METVLRAASMYLLLMIVLKIAGRRTLLEMTSFDLILLLIISEATQQALLGNDFSVTGASLTIITLIVVDILFGMMKARFPRLDRLIDGTALILVEHGRLLPERARRAGISEDDILNTARSSAGLERLDQIKFAILEKNGKISIIPDSQ, from the coding sequence ATGGAAACCGTATTGCGCGCAGCAAGTATGTATCTGCTGCTGATGATTGTTTTGAAAATTGCCGGGCGTCGTACGCTGCTGGAGATGACCTCGTTCGATCTGATTTTACTGTTGATTATCAGTGAGGCGACCCAGCAGGCGCTGTTGGGGAATGATTTTTCCGTGACGGGTGCTTCGCTGACCATTATTACGCTCATTGTGGTTGATATCCTGTTCGGCATGATGAAAGCACGCTTTCCCCGGCTGGACAGGTTAATTGACGGCACGGCGCTGATCCTGGTAGAACATGGGCGCCTGCTGCCGGAACGTGCCCGCCGCGCCGGGATTTCTGAAGACGATATCCTCAATACAGCCCGCAGCAGCGCGGGTCTGGAGCGGTTGGATCAGATCAAATTCGCCATCCTGGAGAAAAACGGTAAGATCAGCATTATTCCAGACAGCCAGTAA
- a CDS encoding YaiI/YqxD family protein, whose amino-acid sequence MPIWVDADACPKVIKEVLYRAADREQMMVTLVANQPLSVPPSRFLKTLRVPAGFDVADNEIVQRAQAGDLVITADIPLAAEVMEKGAIALNPRGERYSEATIRERLTMRDFMDTMRASGIQTGGPSTLNQRDRQQFANELDKWLQAQKKR is encoded by the coding sequence ATGCCGATTTGGGTGGATGCCGACGCGTGTCCAAAAGTGATTAAAGAAGTGTTGTATCGCGCGGCTGACCGCGAACAGATGATGGTGACGCTGGTGGCGAATCAGCCCTTGAGCGTACCGCCTTCGCGTTTTTTAAAAACGCTGCGCGTACCGGCTGGCTTTGACGTAGCCGACAATGAAATTGTGCAAAGAGCTCAGGCTGGCGATCTGGTGATTACCGCCGATATTCCCCTGGCGGCTGAAGTGATGGAAAAGGGTGCGATTGCGCTAAACCCGCGCGGTGAACGCTACAGCGAGGCGACCATTCGTGAACGGCTGACTATGCGCGACTTCATGGACACGATGCGGGCGAGCGGCATACAAACCGGTGGCCCCAGCACGCTGAACCAGCGTGACCGGCAGCAGTTTGCCAACGAGCTGGACAAGTGGCTACAGGCGCAAAAAAAACGCTAA
- a CDS encoding DUF2076 domain-containing protein, with amino-acid sequence MQSEEQKLIESLFSRLKQAETQSGPRDAAAEKLIQQQLQQQPGAPYYMAQAILIQEAAMKQLNNRVNELEAKLAQAQQQQPQQSSGGFLSGLFGGGNKPQPAQPQQSPWGNAPQQQQGYAPPQQQGYAPAPAAPSATRGFLGGALQTAVGVAGGVVMADMLTSMFHHSQPEEIVNIINEPAMPQESFDNNLDTFNHGDGQFLNQDAGLQQDYANDYSDFGSDGFDSDDFGDDDSFV; translated from the coding sequence ATGCAGAGCGAAGAACAAAAGCTAATTGAAAGCCTGTTTAGCCGACTAAAACAGGCCGAAACCCAGTCAGGTCCGCGCGATGCCGCAGCTGAAAAACTGATCCAGCAGCAGCTACAGCAGCAGCCCGGCGCACCTTATTATATGGCGCAGGCGATCCTGATTCAGGAAGCGGCAATGAAGCAGCTTAATAACCGTGTTAACGAGCTGGAAGCCAAACTGGCGCAGGCGCAGCAGCAGCAACCGCAGCAGAGTAGCGGCGGCTTCCTGTCCGGCTTGTTTGGTGGCGGTAACAAGCCGCAGCCAGCTCAGCCTCAGCAATCCCCCTGGGGTAATGCGCCACAGCAGCAACAGGGCTATGCGCCACCCCAGCAGCAGGGCTATGCGCCTGCGCCCGCAGCGCCTTCAGCAACCCGAGGCTTTTTAGGCGGCGCGCTGCAAACGGCCGTCGGTGTGGCGGGTGGTGTGGTAATGGCAGATATGCTTACCAGCATGTTCCATCATTCTCAGCCGGAAGAGATCGTCAATATTATCAACGAGCCTGCGATGCCGCAGGAGAGCTTCGATAACAATCTTGATACCTTTAATCACGGCGACGGTCAGTTCCTGAATCAGGATGCCGGACTACAGCAGGACTACGCCAATGATTATAGCGATTTCGGCAGCGACGGCTTCGACAGCGATGACTTTGGCGACGACGACAGCTTTGTTTAA
- the aroL gene encoding shikimate kinase AroL: MPLPIYLIGARGCGKTTVGQALACALGYAFSDTDRHLQNTTGRTVTDIVAAEGWQGFRQRETHSLHAVTQPGAVIATGGGMVLAPENRAFMREHGQVIYLNAEAGVLAARLEAYPEQEQRPTLTGRPIAEEMVEVLAARDALYQETCHVVINAMQHPDKVVESIISALALARAS, encoded by the coding sequence ATGCCTTTACCCATTTATCTGATCGGCGCGCGTGGCTGTGGAAAAACGACCGTAGGTCAGGCTCTGGCTTGTGCGCTGGGCTATGCCTTCAGCGATACCGATCGTCATCTGCAAAACACTACTGGCCGGACGGTTACGGACATTGTCGCAGCGGAAGGATGGCAAGGCTTTCGACAGCGTGAAACGCATTCACTGCACGCCGTTACGCAACCGGGCGCCGTTATCGCGACGGGGGGCGGCATGGTGCTGGCGCCGGAAAATCGTGCCTTTATGCGTGAGCACGGGCAGGTTATCTATCTGAATGCCGAGGCTGGCGTTCTGGCGGCGCGTCTGGAAGCGTACCCGGAACAGGAGCAGCGTCCTACCCTTACTGGCCGTCCCATTGCTGAAGAAATGGTTGAAGTGCTGGCCGCGCGCGACGCGCTTTATCAGGAAACCTGTCATGTGGTTATCAACGCCATGCAGCACCCTGACAAGGTAGTGGAAAGTATTATTTCCGCGCTCGCGCTGGCGCGAGCCAGTTAA
- a CDS encoding YaiA family protein codes for MPGRPPYPRESHIVPVEKGSSDKTVTWYELRADHPKPDTLISEHETEQEALDAKARYEDKEKE; via the coding sequence ATGCCAGGCAGACCGCCGTATCCACGAGAATCGCATATCGTACCGGTAGAAAAAGGGTCCTCAGACAAAACTGTCACGTGGTATGAACTCCGTGCCGATCACCCTAAACCCGATACGTTGATTAGCGAGCATGAAACCGAGCAGGAAGCGCTGGACGCGAAAGCGCGTTATGAAGACAAAGAGAAAGAATGA
- a CDS encoding AroM family protein gives MKQTLATLTLGQAPRRDLQPLLLEHLPEDRIAHFGLLDGLSAAEIEQRYAPQPGEKVTMTHMEDGSYVVLSAARVEIALQELIKKLEDQGFETFLLLCSGEYKNLVAENAVLLEPYSILPPLVNAITGGHQVGIMVAREEYLDEQAYKWQSLAQKPHYVVANPWQPTDHELTEAALQLQEQGADVVVLDCLGFHQRHRDFLQKMLGIPVLLSNTLIAKLAAELVA, from the coding sequence ATGAAACAAACGCTCGCCACTTTAACCTTGGGACAGGCACCTCGCCGCGATCTTCAGCCTTTGCTGCTGGAACATCTGCCGGAAGACAGAATTGCCCATTTTGGCCTGCTGGACGGTTTGTCAGCGGCTGAAATCGAACAGCGCTATGCGCCGCAGCCGGGTGAGAAAGTGACGATGACGCATATGGAAGACGGATCCTATGTCGTGCTCTCAGCCGCGCGAGTTGAAATCGCGTTGCAAGAACTGATCAAGAAACTGGAAGACCAGGGTTTTGAAACCTTTTTGCTGCTCTGTAGCGGCGAATATAAAAACCTGGTTGCCGAGAATGCCGTTCTGCTTGAGCCCTACAGCATTTTGCCGCCGCTGGTAAATGCTATTACCGGTGGGCATCAGGTTGGGATTATGGTAGCGCGCGAGGAGTATCTCGACGAGCAGGCCTATAAATGGCAAAGCCTGGCGCAGAAGCCCCATTATGTGGTGGCAAATCCCTGGCAGCCAACGGATCATGAACTGACTGAGGCCGCATTGCAGCTTCAGGAGCAGGGCGCGGATGTCGTGGTGCTGGATTGCCTGGGCTTTCATCAACGCCATCGTGATTTTCTACAGAAAATGTTGGGCATTCCCGTGCTGTTATCCAATACGCTGATTGCTAAACTGGCAGCGGAACTGGTGGCATAA
- the ppnP gene encoding pyrimidine/purine nucleoside phosphorylase, protein MLNVSEYFEGKVKSIGFDSASTGRASVGVMVEGEYTFGTGQPEEMTVVSGSLAVLLPGDTEWQHVGPGEVFNVPGHSEFHLQVAEPSAYLCRYLKD, encoded by the coding sequence ATGCTCAATGTCAGTGAGTACTTTGAAGGAAAAGTGAAATCGATCGGGTTTGACAGCGCCAGTACCGGACGCGCCAGCGTCGGGGTGATGGTGGAAGGGGAATATACGTTTGGCACGGGTCAGCCTGAAGAGATGACCGTGGTAAGCGGCTCGCTGGCTGTGCTGTTGCCTGGCGACACAGAGTGGCAACACGTTGGCCCGGGCGAGGTTTTTAACGTGCCGGGTCATAGCGAGTTTCATCTGCAAGTTGCCGAGCCTTCGGCCTACCTTTGCCGTTATCTGAAAGACTAA